In Grus americana isolate bGruAme1 chromosome 28, bGruAme1.mat, whole genome shotgun sequence, a single window of DNA contains:
- the LOC129197415 gene encoding semaphorin-4D-like has product MGSTAVVLYLVLQLIQETKASVVNCIPRKTVKYQTGNINTFMKEGLSNVSTLLVNEETDTLFVGGRDAVFALDLNNISREIAREYWFAPQDRQLECIRRGKDKIRCQNYILFLHKINNSNLYVCGTNAYHPTCDHMVIHGMNISLQGRAEQSRGKCPFEPTLKYASVFVDGEFYSATSNNFLGTEPIILRSMRNPVRTEFKTSWLNEPSFVNMEIVHESESNPNGDDDKIYVFFTETAVEFEFFDKLLVSRIARICRGDLGGKRILQRRWTSFLKSRLSCSIPELNFHFNIVQDIFLLRRRKWQDSIFYGIFSQQWGRLDISAVCAYSMKNIQEVFSKGNYKGPVTVEHFPVKWMVYRGEVPVPRPGACIDNFARSIGYNTSSDLPDKVLQFVRDHPLMDTSVNPLGDRPVLLKRGSNYTRIVVDRVTGLDKQAYDVMFLGTDDGYLHKAFSCDGEMFIVEELQLFLSPEPVQSLQLSSEKGMLYVGSLSQVVQLPVSECHRYKYCLDCILARDPYCVWSQSANECVLLANQAGRTENLIQSVKYGDASSCLSVGM; this is encoded by the exons ATGGGTAGCACTGCTGTTGTCCTTTATCTTGTTTTGCAATTAATACAAGAGACAAAAGCATCTGTTGTGAACTGCATTCCCAGAAAAACGGTAAAATACCAAA CTGGAAATATAAACACTTTTATGAAGGAAGGATTATCCAATGTTTCCACTCTCCTTGTGAATGAAGAAACCGATACCTTATTTGTTGGAGGCAGAGATGCAGTATTTGCTCTTGACTTGAATAATATTTCTAGAGAAATAGCCAGG GAATACTGGTTTGCTCCACAAGACAGACAACTGGAATGTATTCGTAGAGGAAAGGACAAG atAAGATGCCAGAACTACATTCTCTTCCTCCATAAGATAAATAACTCTAACTTATATGTTTGTGGAACCAACGCGTATCACCCAACTTGTGATCATATG GTTATCCATGGGATGAACATAAGCTTGCAAGGAAGAGCtgaacagagcagaggaaagtgTCCGTTTGAACCAACTCTAAAGTATGCGTCTGTTTTTGTAG ATGGGGAATTTTATTCGGCtacttcaaataatttcttggGAACAGAACCTATAATACTTCGCAGTATGAGAAATCCTGTAAGAACAGAGTTTAAAACATCATGGCTAAATG aacCAAGCTTTGTCAACATGGAAATAGTGCATGAAAGTGAATCTAATCCAAATGGAGATGATGATAAAATTTATGTGTTCTTCACTGAAACAGCTGTTGAATTTGAATTCTTTGACAAGCTTCTGGTGTCGAGAATTGCCCGTATCTGCAGA GGCGATCTTGGTGGAAAACGCATATTGCAGAGAAGATGGacatcatttttaaaatcccGCCTTTCCTGTTCCATTCCGGAATTAAACTTCCATTTCAATATTGTCCAGGACATCTTTTTACTCAGGAGAAGGAAGTGGCAGGACAGCATATTTTATGGAATTTTTTCCCAGCAATG GGGAAGATTAGACATATCAGCTGTTTGTGCATACagtatgaaaaatattcaggaaGTCTTCTCCAAAGGAAACTACAAAGGACCAGTAACTGTAGAGCATTTCCCTGTTAAGTGGATGGTATACAGGGGAGAAGTGCCAGTTCCACGTCCTGGTGCT TGCATTGATAATTTTGCCCGGAGTATTGGGTATAATACTTCTTCTGACTTGCCTGACAAAGTTTTGCAGTTTGTTAGAGATCACCCTCTAATGGATACTTCTGTAAATCCACTTGGTGACAGACCAGTGCTACTGAAGAGAGGTTCAAACTATACCAGGATTGTAGTAGATAGAGTCACTGGCCTAGATAAACAAGCATACGATGTTATGTTTCTAGGAACAG ATGATGGATATTTGCATAAAGCTTTCAGTTGTGATGGGGAAATGTTCATTGTGGAAGAGCTACAGCTGTTTCTGTCTCCTGAGCCTGTACAATCTCTCCAGCTGTCTTCTGAAAAG GGAATGCTCTATGTAGGGTCCCTGTCTCAAGTGGTGCAGCTTCCAGTTTCGGAGTGCCACCGATACAAGTACTGCTTGGATTGCATCTTGGCGAGGGATCCTTACTGCGTGTGGTCTCAGTCTGCAAATGAATGTGTCCTGTTGGCAAACCAGGCTGGTCGTACGGA gaatttaaTTCAAAGTGTGAAATATGGGGATGCTTCCAGCTGCCTTAGTGTAGGTATGtga